The genomic DNA CGTCGCCAACGCGGTGACCAGCGGTGAAACGCCCCCCGATTTTTCGGGCAAGCTGAAACGGAGGCCGGATAAGAATTCGGTCGATTTGACGCTCCAATCGGGCTGCGCTTGCAGCTTGAACAGATTGTAGATCGTCAGCAGCGTGAATCCGGTGACCAGCGTGATCGACAGCGACTGGATCATTCGGTAGCGGCCGACCACCAGCAAACCGCAAGTGATTACCGCCACGATCGCCGCCCAGATCTTAGCGTCCGGCGGCGGGTTCAACTTCGCTACATCAGCTGTTTGCGTGGCACCATATTGTTCAGCGTATTCCGCGCTCAGCGCTTCCGCCTGAGCTGCTTCGTGCGCGGTCTCGTCACCTTCTTGAGCGTTTTCGATCGAACGGACCCGCATCAATCTCTGGCTGATCCGCGCATCCTCCGCCTCGTTGTACAGAGCCCCTTGAGCGGTCAGCGGAATGCTGATCGCCAGCGATTGGCCGACGCCACCGACGATCCCGCCCAGTTGCCCGATCGATGCGAACCACATCGCGAACCAAAACCAAACCAACCAATTCCCGCGGCCTGCGATCCGCGGACCGGGGACTTCCGACAAGGCATCGAGCGTCGTCTTGCCACTGGAGAGCGCGTAGCGGCCAAACTCGACCTGGGCAAAGACCTTGACCACACATCCCAGCAGGATCAGCCACAGCAGCAGGAAGCCCGCTTCGGCTCCCGTCTTGGTCGTCGCGATCAATTCGCCCGAACCGACGATCGATCCGGCCACGATCATCCCAGGCCCGGCAAACCGTAACATCCCAAGGCGATGGGTTGGCGGATCGAGCGTCTCAGGCAATTTATCGGTCACTAGCGGCACCTCTGGGGGAAACGGAACCGCATAGGTTAATGTTTCCCCAAGGCCGATGGAACACCGCAGCGAACCACTATTTTTCAGTGGTCGCTCGGCTCCGCCCGGGCGATCCGCAGGCAAGACCAGCGGCTAGAAAATCACCGCGAAGTTCGGATCAACCTGGCACTACGGCCAATTCGGCTCGCGTTTTTCTTTAAACGCAGCCAAGCCCTCGGCTGCCGCTTCGGTCGTGCAAGCTGTCGCTCCCATCGCCGCACCGACCGACATTTGAGTTAGCAGCGTTTCGCCGATCGTTTCATTCAGCAACCGCTTGCTCAATTGAATCGCTTCGGCTGGCGCCGCGGCGCATTCGGCAACCAATTCATTGGCGCGGACCCAGATTTTGTCGGCGTCGACGATCTCATCGATCAAGTTCAAACGCAACGCTTCTTGGGCGTCGATCGATTGCCCGGTCAGCATCATGCGAGCTGCAGTCTTGCCGCCGCTGCGGAAGCAGAGTAGCGGTGAGACGACGCCGCTGATCAGCCCGCGACGAACCGCGGGGACTCCAAAAGTTGCCGACGGGGCGGCGACGATCAGATCGGCAGCCAGAGCGAGTCCGAGCCCGGCGCCTAACGCGGTGCCGTCGATTGCGGCGATGATCGGTTTGGGAAACCGCAACATCGTCTCCAATAAGTCGCGCAATTGAGTCCAGTCGTCGTGCCATGCACCAAGCGCTGAATTGGGATCGCCGCTAGCGGTCTGATGCATCTCTTTGAGGTCGAGACCGGCGCAAAAGTCGGTGCCGCTGGCTGTCAGGATCACGCCGCGGACCTTCTTCTCTTGATGCAGATCGAAGAAAGCTTGGGAGATTTGTTCGACCGCCGAACGATCCAAGGCGTTGCGTTGGTCGGGCCGCGTCAGCTGGATCGTGCCACTGGGCGAATTGACGAGAACATTAACTGCGGTCACGGATTCAGCCTCTGCTGGCAAGGATGGGATCGTTTACAGCACTTCGCCCGAAACCGGGCACGTGGCGTTGCTGCCGCCATTGAGATCGGTTTGAATCTCGATCGAATCGAAGATTTTGCCAGCAGCTTGTCCCGAAGCGAACTGCACGTTGACGAAATGCAGCTTCTTTTTTCCCTCGGGCTTGGTGAACTGGAATCGCAGATCCTTGCACTTGATATCTTTGACTTCAAACGCCTCGGGACCGCGAAGCACCAACCGCTTGCTGATCATTCCTCCCTTGGGGACCGAGCCGAGATTCAGCGACGCCGGGGTCAGAATTAAATCGGGTTCGACCCGACCGATCACGTCCAACGCGATCGTGGGTGTCTTCTGTTCGTTGGTGATCAATGTCATCCGCTCGCGAAACTCGCCGACCGGAGAATCCTTCTTCAAACCGACCTTCATCAGGTAGGAGATCCCACGCGCCGAGGTATCGCGGCGTTCTAGCGACACTTGCAACTGGCTGAACTGGCTGCGGACATCTTCGATCCGCCAGGCGGAGCTGCCGGTGTAGGAGATCTTCAGCGTCACCGGCTTGGCATCGCCGTCGCGGAACGAACCGAAATTGACTTCGGCGGGTTCGACGACGACGTCGGTGCGGATGAATCCGGAGACATTCAACTGGACTTCGGCATGCTGTGGTTCGGCGAAGACGACCGTCACTACCGCCGATTTTTGTCCGGTGAAAGATGTTGTGTTAAACTTCGCCACCACCGTCCCCGTTTCCCCGGGAGCGATCCGCCCTTTGGCGATAGACGGCTGAGTGCACCCGCAACTGGTCTGCAGTTTGGTGATCAGGATGTCTTTGTCGAGCGTGTTCTTAAAGTCGAAGTGGAATTCGGCGTTTGATCCCCGACTAACCGCTCCAAAGTCGTGTTGAGTTTCGGCAAACAGACCCTTCGCCCACGATTGTTGTGCGTTTGCCCGACCACACAAAAGAACTAGAAAACCAACTGCCAGTACAGATGAAATAGATGCTTTTCGATACATTGGCGGAAATGGTGGGTTTGGGTTAACGAAGCGGTCCGGGCCTAGTCAATCGATCCATCTTACACCGCTCTGTCGAGCAATTACCACACCGATTTTGGCGGCAACTCGAGAGCGGGCACTCACTTAGGGGGACAGTCGGCTCCGATTCCAGCCCCCTCTTCCGTCGCTTCGGAACTCGATCCGATCGTGCAATCGTCCCGGGCCCCCCTGCCAGAATTCGAGTCGCGTGGGGGCGATGCGGAAGCCTCCCCAAAAGCTCGGCAACGGTATTTCTCCTTTGCCGAAGCGAGTTTTCATTTCCTCCAACTTCGCCTCTAACAACTGCCGATGCGAGACGACTTCGCTCTGCCGCGAGACCCACGCCCCCAGTTGGCTTTCCCGTGGCCGCTTCAGAAAATATTTCAATGATTCCGCCGACGAGACCTTCGTCGCGACGCCATCTACCTCGACCTGCCGGTGCAGTGGCAGCCATTGGAACAGTAGCGAGACGTGTGAATTGGCGGCGATCTGTTGCGCCTTGCGGCTGCCGTAGTTCGTGAAGAAGACGAATCCCGATTCGTCGAAGTACTTCAACAGCACGGTCCGTTGGCTCGGTCGCCCGTCGGCATCGACTGTCGCCAGAACCATCGCGTTGGGTTCCAACAGTTCAGCCGTCGACGCCTGGTCGAACCAAGCGGTGAACTGTTGGAAGGGATTCGGATCGACCGAATCGACATCCAATGGTTGCCCGGCATACTCTTGTCGAAGCTCTGAAAGATCCACGCGTAGTTCCTGGAATAAAAGGGCGTTAAATGAATGCAAAAGGTCAGCCTAGCGTCCCGCCGGACAGCCAGCAACTAGCGTCATCGGCGGCCGACCGTACCACGCCAGCATCGCCAACAAGACGACGGGCGTTGGCGGAAAGCCGAGGGTTTGGACGATCGAATCGTTGACCGCGGTCGCGACAAAACAGGCGACGATCCACGGCATCGCTTCGCCCAACCGGCCCTGGCATGCGATCGCGATCGGCAGCAAGCCGAGCAATGTCAGGTCGTAGGCAAAGTAGTGAGGGCTCAACAGGATCGTCCCCAACACCGTCGCGATCCAGAACCGATCGTCCACCGCGGGAACGCTCTGCGGCGAATCGGTTTGCGGTTCTCCGATTCGCGCGGCGCGTCCCATCAGCACGATCACGATCGCCGCGCCGGCGGCAAACAAGCCCCAGTAGACGGCTCGGTGGGGACCGGTCGCCGTCAACAACAACGCTCCCAAATTCTGAGCCAGATCGGCGGAGTAGCCTGCGGTTTGATGATACGTTCCCATGCCGGCGACAACGCCGACGTAGTCGATCCAACTGCTGACCGGAACAAACAACAACGACGACGCTGCGATCGTTGCAGCCGATCCGGCGGCTGCAAAAACAAAGGACCATCGCCGCCGCGCGATCATCATTCCGATCATCACCGGAACCAAGAT from Rosistilla oblonga includes the following:
- a CDS encoding DUF1573 domain-containing protein → MCGRANAQQSWAKGLFAETQHDFGAVSRGSNAEFHFDFKNTLDKDILITKLQTSCGCTQPSIAKGRIAPGETGTVVAKFNTTSFTGQKSAVVTVVFAEPQHAEVQLNVSGFIRTDVVVEPAEVNFGSFRDGDAKPVTLKISYTGSSAWRIEDVRSQFSQLQVSLERRDTSARGISYLMKVGLKKDSPVGEFRERMTLITNEQKTPTIALDVIGRVEPDLILTPASLNLGSVPKGGMISKRLVLRGPEAFEVKDIKCKDLRFQFTKPEGKKKLHFVNVQFASGQAAGKIFDSIEIQTDLNGGSNATCPVSGEVL
- a CDS encoding enoyl-CoA hydratase/isomerase family protein encodes the protein MTAVNVLVNSPSGTIQLTRPDQRNALDRSAVEQISQAFFDLHQEKKVRGVILTASGTDFCAGLDLKEMHQTASGDPNSALGAWHDDWTQLRDLLETMLRFPKPIIAAIDGTALGAGLGLALAADLIVAAPSATFGVPAVRRGLISGVVSPLLCFRSGGKTAARMMLTGQSIDAQEALRLNLIDEIVDADKIWVRANELVAECAAAPAEAIQLSKRLLNETIGETLLTQMSVGAAMGATACTTEAAAEGLAAFKEKREPNWP
- a CDS encoding glycosyltransferase family 87 protein, encoding MTAPTQPAANRAPSTGRAVGAATLLAIVVVCLIATTANNFRRETEPRKSALGGDFLQEWIGGRLVARGDAELLYDPATTDQMQHDAALVGFEWPESEYYPMVYPPAWYAAISPLSRIEYPSACYVWLALLATSLPVLAWLMSRGLQLQAGLVVAILIGLVVFPPAMQSLVMGQKSLLWLGVWVGVFALCRSGREGWAGTLFGLMLMKPILVPVMIGMMIARRRWSFVFAAAGSAATIAASSLLFVPVSSWIDYVGVVAGMGTYHQTAGYSADLAQNLGALLLTATGPHRAVYWGLFAAGAAIVIVLMGRAARIGEPQTDSPQSVPAVDDRFWIATVLGTILLSPHYFAYDLTLLGLLPIAIACQGRLGEAMPWIVACFVATAVNDSIVQTLGFPPTPVVLLAMLAWYGRPPMTLVAGCPAGR
- a CDS encoding Nramp family divalent metal transporter — translated: MTDKLPETLDPPTHRLGMLRFAGPGMIVAGSIVGSGELIATTKTGAEAGFLLLWLILLGCVVKVFAQVEFGRYALSSGKTTLDALSEVPGPRIAGRGNWLVWFWFAMWFASIGQLGGIVGGVGQSLAISIPLTAQGALYNEAEDARISQRLMRVRSIENAQEGDETAHEAAQAEALSAEYAEQYGATQTADVAKLNPPPDAKIWAAIVAVITCGLLVVGRYRMIQSLSITLVTGFTLLTIYNLFKLQAQPDWSVKSTEFLSGLRFSLPEKSGGVSPLVTALATFGIIGVGAAELIVYPYWCLEKGYGRFTGPRDETPQWHARAKGWMKVMRLDAWGSMIVYTFSTMVFYLLGAATLHRADLNPSKDHMVRTLATMFHPVFGNWASMLFLFGAFAVLYSTYFVANASHARTFSDAIRVMGFIRSDEATQRRWVRILSGLFPMLCLVLYLLYPNPVHLVLLSGLMQGLMLPMLGGAALYFRYRRSIPGLEPGLLWDHCLWLSVFAMYVTGIWTIYSNLF
- the pdxH gene encoding pyridoxamine 5'-phosphate oxidase gives rise to the protein MDLSELRQEYAGQPLDVDSVDPNPFQQFTAWFDQASTAELLEPNAMVLATVDADGRPSQRTVLLKYFDESGFVFFTNYGSRKAQQIAANSHVSLLFQWLPLHRQVEVDGVATKVSSAESLKYFLKRPRESQLGAWVSRQSEVVSHRQLLEAKLEEMKTRFGKGEIPLPSFWGGFRIAPTRLEFWQGGPGRLHDRIEFRSDGRGGWNRSRLSP